A genomic segment from Glycine soja cultivar W05 chromosome 18, ASM419377v2, whole genome shotgun sequence encodes:
- the LOC114396726 gene encoding V-type proton ATPase subunit d2: MYGFEALTFNIHGGFLEAIVRGHRAGLLTTADYNNLCQCETLDDIKMHLSATEYGPYLQNEPSPLHTTTIVEKCTLKLVDDYKNMLCQATEPLSTFLEYITYGHMIDNVVLIVTGTLHERDVQELLEKCHPLGMFDSIATLAVAQNMRELYRLVLVDTPLAPYFSECITSEDLDDMNIEIMRNTLYKAYLEDFYRFCQKLGGATAEIMSDLLAFEADRRAVNITINSIGTELTRDDRRKLYSNFGLLYPYGHEELAVCEDIDQVRAVMEKYPPYQSIFAKLSYGESQMLDKAFYEEEVKRLCLAFEQQFHYAVFFAYMRLREQEIRNLMWISECVAQNQKSRVHDSVVFIF, encoded by the exons ATGTACGGATTCGAAGCTCTCACCTTCAACATCCATGGCGGCTTCCTCGAGGCCATCGTCCGCGGCCACCGCGCCGGCCTCCTCACCACCGCCGATTACAACAACCTCTGCCAATGCGAAACCCTCGACGACATCAAGATGCACCTCTCCGCCACCGAGTACGGTCCTTACCTCCAAAACG AGCCTTCTCCGTTGCATACCACCACGATTGTGGAGAAGTGTACTCTTAAGCTGGTTGATGATTACAAGAACATGCTATGCCAAGCCACAGAACCGTTGTCAACCTTTTTAGAGTATATCAC ATATGGTCACATGATAGACAATGTTGTTTTGATTGTTACTGGCACCTTGCATGAGAGAGATGTTCAAGAATTATTAGAAAAGTGCCATCCACTCGGCATGTTTGACAG TATTGCTACTCTGGCTGTTGCTCAGAATATGCGGGAGCTTTACAGGCTGGTTCTTGTTGACACTCCTCTGGCTCCATATTTCTCTGAGTGCATTACATCAGAG GACTTGGatgatatgaacattgaaataATGAGGAACACTCTTTACAAGGCATACCTTGAAGACTTCTACAGATTTTGTCAG AAACTTGGTGGTGCCACAGCTGAGATAATGTCTGACCTTCTAGCTTTTGAGGCTGATAGAAGGGCTGTGAATATTACCATAAATAg CATTGGTACTGAGCTTACCAGAGATGACCGTAGAAAATTATACTCTAATTTTGGTTTGCT ATACCCATATGGTCATGAGGAACTTGCTGTCTGTGAGGACATTGATCAG GTTCGTGCTGTCATGGAAAAATATCCCCCCTATCAATCTATTTTTGCTAAGCTATCATATGGAGAGAGCCAGATGCTTGACAAGGCATTCTATGAGGAGGAGGTGAAAAGGCTTTGCTTGGCATTTGAGCAACAG TTTCATTATGCTGTGTTCTTCGCATATATGAGGTTAAGGGAACAGGAGATCAGGAACTTAATGTGGATTTCAGAATGTGTTGCTCAGAATCAGAAGTCCAGAGTTCATGACAGTGTTGTCTTCATATTTTAG